Below is a window of Pedobacter africanus DNA.
CGGGGGCTGATATTAGATGAAAATAACAACCCTTTACCAGGTGTAACCATAAAGGTTAAGGGAACTAACCACATCGTTCTTACAAATAACAAAGGTGTTTTTGAGATTTCCGGACTGGATAAGGATGCAATTTTATTGATTTCATCTATTGGTTACAAGCCGGTTGAAGTTAAGGCAGACAGCAGGTTTTTCCCCCTGAAGCTGGAGCCTTCAATGGGGCAGCTGGACGAGGTAACGATCAGCACCGGTTACCAGACTTTACCCTTGGAGCGCTCTACCGGTTCGTATGGGATTGTGACAGAGAAAAAGTTAAATACCCGAATGGAAACCAGTATCCTAGACAGGTTGGAAGGCACTGTACCAGGACTTTATATGCAAAACGGATCAGTAACCATACGGGGGTTATCGACCTTGTATGGAAACCAGCAACCGCTTTATGTAGTGGATGGCTTTCCATATGAGGGAGACCTGAACTACATTAACCCTGCCGATGTGATCAATGTGACTGTTTTGAAAGATGCTGCTGCAGCTTCCATATATGGCACCAGGGCTGCAAACGGGGTAATCTCAATTACTACACGCCTGGGTGTCGCAAAACAATTGCGGGTAAATTACAACAGTACGTTATTTGTTACCCCGCTGCCTGATTTCTCTTACCTTAACCTGATGAACTCTGGCGAGGTGGTTGGTCTTCAGCAGGAATTGTTTAATATGAAGCACCCGAGTTTTGATGATGGTGTTAATCGGGCAGCACAGCCTAAAGCCATTGAGGCGCTTTACCAGTTTGAGCAGGGAGATATCACTACGGCCCAGCTGAATGCAACGCTGGACCGCCTGAAAAGCCTGGATGGTCCGGCGCAGGTGAAGGAGCAGATGCTTCAGCGGATGTTTAAACAGCAGCATAGTTTTTCGGCCACTGGTGGCAATGAAATGAACCAGTTCAGTACAGGCCTTTATTATATTGGTAACAAAGGGTATAATAAAGGGAGTAGCAACGATAATCTGAACCTGAACATCAGAGATCATGCAAAGGTATTCAAATGGCTTACACTTGATGCAGGTATTACCGCAAATCTGGCTGCCTCGAAGTCTAAGCTGCTGGGCGGCATGGATTATACTTACTATATGCCATACGAAATACTGAGAGACGAAAATGGCAATACCGTGCCCTGGAGCGATGGGAAATCCCAGTTTGAAATGAACAGGCTTAAGGGGCTGGGCCTGCTCGATGAAACCTTTAATCCGGTTGATCAGCTGAACAATGGTGAAAACAGTTCAAAGAATAACTACATCAGGTTGCAGGGTGGTTTCAATATCAAGTTTATGGAAGGGTTAAACCTGGATGTAAAATACCAGACTGAACGGGGAAGTTTTTACAACAAAACCTACCAGAGTAAAGACTACTACAGGGTGGCAAGGATGATCAATGATGCTACACAGATCCAGAACGGTGAGATCATCAAAAATATACCTGATGGCGGGCAGCTTTATGAATCGAGGGGCGAATCCAGGTCATATACCCTGCGTACACAATTGAATTACGACAAGCAGTTCAGTTCGCGTCACCGTTTTACGGCTTTGGCCGGAGCTGAACAAAGGGCAGTAGCTTCCACTTCAACAAATGTACATCGGATGGGTTACAGTGATAACAACCTTATTTTTAAGCCGATTAATGAACAGGCCTTAGCAGGAAACTTAACCGGAACAGAGTCTCTACAAAGCACATTTAGATATAATTACAGCGAATACAACTTTTTTAGGGCCCCGGAAGACAGGTACGTGTCGTTATATGCCAATGCCGGACATACCTATAACAACAAATACAACATAACCGGAAGTATCCGGGTAGACAACTCCAACCTGTTTGGTACAGATCCAAAGTACAGGTACCTGCCGCTCTGGTCGCTCGGTGGAAGCTGGAAGATTTCTAATGAAAGCTTCATGAAAAATGTTCTCTGGACAGATGTATTGAACCTTCGCGCTACCTACGGTTTAAGTGGTAACGTAGCTAAAAGTGTTGGGCCATTTCTGCAGGCCAGCGCAGGTTTCAATTCCGATACCGGGGCTCCGGCTACACAAATCGTAAGTCCGCCGAATAAGTCGCTTCGCTGGGAAAAAACCGCGGTGGCCAATATCGGGCTCGACTTTGGCTTTCTTAAGAACCGGATATCAGGGTCAATAGACATTTACAACCGCAAAACGACGGATTTGCTTGGTGAGCGCAGAACCGATCCTACCAATGCCTATCAGACAGCACTGATTAACTACGGAAGTTTGCATAATCGGGGATACGAACTAGCCCTGAATACGGACAATATCCGCTCGGCTAGTTTTACCTGGCAAAGCAGGCTGTCTTTTAGCCACAATAGCAATAAGATGACTGAAATCAGTACAGACGACGAATCGGTATATAATTATACCAACGGAACCGGTATGGAAAAGGTTGGCTACCCGATGAAGAGTGTATTCAATTTCCGGTATGCAGGGTTAAACCCAACCAATGGAACCGTTAGGGTTTACGATAAAGACGGGAACGTCGTTGAAAACTACAATCAGCAGGCGGGGTATATAGAAGCCATGACCGACGTAAACGGGTTGGTCTTCAGTGGTACCATGCTGCCTACCTATACCATTGGGTTTACCAATAGTTTCAACTATAAACAGCTTAGCCTGAATGTGATGATTATTGCAAATGGTGGCCATGTCATCCGAGATGCTGCGCCACAAATTATTCAGAACAGCAATTTTAGCCGGAATATGGACAGGCGGGCAGCCAATTTCTGGAGAAACCCAGGCGATGAAAATATACCGGATATCATGCCTGCACCTGACCTGGGCAGTTCCTCTACCTTCTATTATCAGTCGGTCTGGAGAATGAACGACATGAACACTTTTAAGGCCGATTATGTTAAAGTCCGCGATATCTCCCTGAGGTATGATTTTGCTTCCACACTGCTAAAAAATGCAAAGGTCTCTTCTGCCAGGCTGACTTTACAGGTACAAAACCCGTTCAGCTGGTTCAGAAACTCGAAAGGCCTTGATCCTGAAGCTTATTTTGCGCAGCCATCGGAATTTTATAGAACATTACCTGTAACCCCGGTATATATGCTGGGTGTAGATGTCACTTTTTAAAGATATGATCATGAAAATAAAATATTTGTATATAGCACTGGTACTTTTTTCGCTGGTGGGCTGTAAGAAGTTCCTTGATATTGTGCCCAAAGATAAATTCATTCCAACCACAGTTGAGGATTATGAAAACATGCTGAATTTCGCTACGGTGACCACCTACGGCGATTACTATGAGGACCTTATTACAGACGATGCTTTTTTACCTGAGGGCGAGCCTGGTAACCTGTATACCAAACAAAGGTTAAGCAACCGGAAGATTTATCAGTTCGACAAGAATGCTTTTGGCGAGGGTGATAATGACGTATTGTGGAGCGAGGGCTACAAACGCCTCTTTTATTTCAATACCGTGATCAACAACATCATGGAGGCACAGGGCGGCAGCGAAGCAAATAAGCGCAGTATCCGTGCTGAAGCATTGCTGGGACGTGCGCTAGAACATTTACTGCTGGTAAACGTATATGCGCAGCATTACGATCAGGCTACAGCCGCAACCGAACCCGGCATACCTCTGGTGCTCGAAGCAGACATCAGTGCCAAACATCGCAGAAATACCATTAAGGAAGTATATGATCAGGTTATAGCAGATCTGACATCAGCAACAAATGATCTTCCCCTTAATGCCAAACTCAATAGATTCAGAGGCAGGAAGGCAGGCGCCTATGCGCTCCTGAGCCGTGTATATTTATTTATGGGCGAGTATGGAAAAGCCCTGGAGAAGGCAAATGAAACGCTCGGCTTGTATAGTACCCTGGCAAACATGAACAATTATAAGGTAATTATACCCGGCCCTTTTCCGTTTGTACCGGGTACCCCGGTGGGTTGGACAGACGTGCCGCGGGGGATTGATCATCCGGAAGCAATTGTTGCCCGTACCTTTTTGCGCCCATTTGGTTTAGGACAAGACGTATGTGCTTCAGCTGAATTAACCGCGCTGTTTGGCAACGACGATCAACGCTGGACACTATATTATGCCAATGGCTGGCCGCCGGCACCGCCTTTCAATTACATGACCAGGTATGGGGTAAAGATTTTTCTTCGCGGAGATTTTTTTAATAATGCCCTGAATACGCCTGAAGTTTACCTGACAAGGGCAGAATGTAGAGCCAGAACCAACAACCTTCAGGGGGCGCTGGATGATGTAAACCTGTTAAGGAAAAACCGTATCGTGCCGGCAGCCTATAAAGTATTTACAACTGCAGATTTTGATAACGATGCTGAAAAAGTACTGCGATTTGTGCTTGAAGAACGGAGGAGAGAGCTGGCCTTTACCGGACTAAGGTTAATGGACCTGAAGCGTTTAAATAAAGAAACAAGGTTTGCCAAAACAATTAAACACACTGCTGAAGGCCGGGAATACATTTTACCGCCAAACAGCCCGAACTACCTGAGGCAAATCTGGCCAGCTGCTTCTGTAATGAATCCGGACTGGCAGTTAAATCCCTAACGAGCATTTTACAATAATATCCCATATGAAAAAAAGTATCGTAAAGCTGGAGCAGCTTTCACACCGGTATAGTAAAGACTGGGCCATTAAAGACATTAGCTTTGAAATCAATAAAACCGGAATTGTTGGTTTATTGGGTTCCAACGGTGCCGGCAAATCTACGACCATGAATATCCTCTGTGGCGTGTTAAGTCAGACAGAGGGCAGGGTAGTGATTGAAGGCTTTGACACAAGGGAGCATCCTGCAGAGGCAAAAAAACGCATTGGTTTTTTACCACAGAACGCGCCCTTGTACCTGGAAGTTACGGTAGATGAATACCTGACTTACTGCGCAAACCTCAGACATATTCCCGCTAATAAAATCAAAGCCGCCGTTGACGAAGTCAAGGAAAAATGTGGTGTAGCCCATTTCAGTAAAAGGTTGTTAGGGAATTTATCTGGTGGATACCGGCAGCGTGTAGGGATTGCCCAAGCCATCATCCACCATCCCTTACTCGTTGTTCTCGACGAGCCAACAAATGGCCTTGATCCTAACCAGATCCTGGAGGTCCGGCACCTGATTAAAGAAATAGCAGAGGAACGGTCGGTCATCTTTTCTTCCCATATTCTGGCCGAAATCCAGGCAACCTGCCACGATATTATTATGATTGAGGGGGGTAAAATCGTGTTTTCAGATACAATGGATTCCTTTAATAATTATATAGAACCGAACAGTCTGGTAGTCACTTTTGGTAATCCGCCTGAAAAAGAAAAATTAGCCTCATTGCCTGGGATCAATAATGTGGAATACATAACCGATAAAACCATCAGGATGCATTTTAACATCACACCCGACATCACAGAAAATATAGTAGAAACCAGTGTGGCCCAGGGCTGGAAGCTCAGAGAAATTAACCTTGAAAAGAGCGCTTTGGATACCATTTTTGCTCAACTGTCAAATAAAAAACCAAACCACACCGCGTAAAGATGAGAACAATTTTTAAAATTGCACGTTTTGAGCTAAGCACTTTATTTTACTCTCCCGTAGCCTGGCTGGTATTAATGATCTTTCCTATTCAGGCAGGATTAGACATCACCAAATTTATTCAGATGATCGGAAGGGCATCGAGAATGGGACAGGAGTTTACAGAGATTACCGATAAGATCTTTGGTGGAAATTATGGTTTCTTTGCTGGTGTAAAAAATACCCTTTACTTATATATTCCATTATTAACCATGGGACTCATCAGTAGAGAAACCCATAGTGGTTCAATTAAGCTGCTGCTGTCTTCCCCGGTTAAGGTGAGGGATATTGTATTGGGTAAGTACCTGGCTATGATGGCCTATGGTTTAATCCTGATATTCATCGTTGTACTTTTTGGGGTAGCTGGTGGATTGTCCATAAAAAACATGGACTATGGACAGGTTTTTGCCGGAACTTTTGGCCTGTATCTGCTGATCTGTGCTTACGCTGCCATAGGATTGTTTATGTCTTCCCTCACGTCTTACCAGGTGGTGGCGGCCATCAGTACACTGGGTATATTGGGTGTGCTTAACTTTATAGGCAGCTTGTTACAGGGCGTAGACCTCATCAGGCATGTCACTTATTTTCTTTCTATCTCTGGCAGAACGGAACAGGCTATTAGTGGCTTAATCAGTACCGAGGACGTTGCTTATTTCCTGATCGTGATTTTTTTCTTCTTAATGCTGACCGGGATTAAACTCCAGGCCGGAAGAGAGGCAAAACCCCTGCGGGTAAAGCTATTACGCTATATGGCACTAATCTTTGTATGTTTTGTCGCGGGATATATTAGCTCAAGGCCTTCGCTTACCGCTTATCTGGATCTTACCGCCGTAAAAACGCGCACACTGAATGCAAGTAGTGTGGCCCTCATCAAAACAATGGATAAGCCGCTCAGGGTTACTACCTATGTGAACATTCTTGATGAGAATTATTACATGGCGAAACCAGAAGTGAAAAGCGCAGATGAAAAAACACTGATGCAATACAGGCGCTTCATGCCCGACCTGAAAATGGATTATGTGTATTATTATGATGTTTCGAAAAATGCCAACCTTTATAAAAGTCATCCCGGGATGGACGAGAAGGCATTGGCAAAGAGTGTGGCAGATGTTTATGGCTTAAATTTTGAATCCGTTCTGACACCCGCTCAGATCAGAAAAATAGTGAACCTGAGTGGCGAGGAAAACCGGGTTGTACGGCAGCTAAGTTATGGTGATCAGAAGACATTTTTGCGTTATTTTAATGACATGATGATGTATGCCAGTGAGCAGGAAATTACAGCTGCCATCAAACGCATCGTAATGCCTTCGAAAATTCCTGTGGTCATTTTTCTGACTGGTCATGATGAACGCAGTACTTACAAAACAGGTGACAAAGAATATAGGGTTGCTACTACAGAGCTGACTTTCAGGTATGCGCTGATTAATCAGGGTTTTGATGTAGATACTGTTTCTTTGCAGACGCGGGATATTCCTGCAAAAACCTCGGTTTTGGTTATTGCGGATCCCGGGCTTAGCTTCTCAGCCTCCGATCTGGATAAGATTAAACGCTATATAGACCGGGGCGGAAATTTATTGATTACAACCGAACCAGGCAGGCAAACTGTCCTTAGCCCCTTGTTGGCTCATTTAGGCATCGGAACGAACAAAGAAAGTGTGATAGAGAAAAGCAGGGATTTTGCACCTGATTTTATCCTGGCTAAGTTTTCTGAACAGGCGGGCCCGTATTTTAAGAAATACAATAGTGCCTGGCAAGCCGAAGGGGTTGTTGCCATGCCTGGGGCAGTAAGCCTGAATGCCATTTCAGCATCAGCATTTAACATTACACCGATTCTAACCGATCAGCAAAAACACCCTTTAGTACTTGCACTTACCCGCAGGATCGCTGATAAGGAACAGCGGATCATGATTGCGGGAGACGCAGATTTTATGAGTTCAGTTGAAATTGCCAGAGGAAGGCCTGTTACCCGAAACTTTGACCTCATCACCGAGACATTCAGGTGGTTTACCGGCGGCGAATTTCCGGTCAATACTTATCGGCCCAAATCTCAGGATGTCATCAGCAGTGATGATAATGGCGTACTGGCCATCAGGATATTTTTCTTTGGCATACTGCCATTCTCTTTACTTATTACCGCAACCTTATTGCTGATTTACAGAAAACGAAGGTAACTGCGGTTCTGATAACTTTTCTTGAAAACGGGCTGCAATTGATTGTAGCCCGTTTTGTTTTTTCCGACAGTTTTTTTGATTCGGATTAATTCCCCGCCATCTGCTATAGTTTTATAGCCGTTATTTCTATATCATTGAATTTATATTTTCCATGGGCAAGCCTAATTTACAAAAAATACAAATTTAATTTTAGTTGTGTTTTTCTTTCAAAATATTTCCTACCTTGGATATAATTCGTGTACGTACACTAGTGCTTAGGGACACATCATAAACTGATAATGATAAAGCCGGAAAAAATAGAACATAAGGATGTCCTGACCCAAGACAAGGCACTGGAATTGATATTCAGCGATCTGTTTAGGACGTATGAGTATCCGCTTTATACACTTGCATTGAGATTGTCTAAAGATGATTTTGTGGCTAAAGATATCATTCAGGAAGTGTTTATGACCCTTTGGAATATGCGTGAAAAGTTGCACGAAATCAACAACATTGAAGCTTACCTTTTCCGCATTACCCGTTTTAAGGTAATCAGACATCTCCGTAAGGTATCGGCAGATGACCGTTTAAAAGAGAAGATCTGGCTGGCGCTGAAAGACCTGGAGCAAGATGGCACTGCCCGGATTGAGGAAAGGGAATTTAATGCAGTGCTTGCAACAGCCATAGCGCAGCTGCCCCTCAAAAGAAAACAGGTGTATCTGCTTAAAACAAACGAAGGCAAAACCTATAAGGATATTGCTGACGAAATGAAGATCTCACAACACACCGTAAAAAATCACCTGTCTTCGGCTACTGCGAGTATCCGTGATTTTTTAGTGTTGATTTTCAAGTGATTATATTTTTTTTGTTAAAAAAGATAAAAGACGGATAGGAAACCAGGACCACCTGAAGCTACTATATAGAAAAGCTTCAGATGAAAGAACGCATCACCTACCTTTTTATGCAATATTACACCAACAGGTGTACCCGGAAGGAATTGGAGGAATTTTTCCAGTTGATCCACGCTGCTAAGCACGATAATGAAATTAATGAACTCGTAAAAAACACTTACGACGAGATCAAAAAAAATAACCCCTCTCTTACCTATATTGATGAAGAGGGGAAACTTGTGCTCCGAGAACCCGATTGGCTACAGGAGGTTGCTGCAAATCAGTATGCGCAACCGATAAAAAAAAGAGTCCTGCCGGTATGGACAGCAGCGGCATGTTTGATGCTGGTTGCATTTGGGGCAATAGGTCTATGGAGACTTAAAAAGGGGACACCAGAAGTAGCCATAGTACAGAAATTTACGGAAAGGGCAGAACATAAATTCCTGTTATTGAATGACAGTACGCAGGTTTGGCTGAATGCTTCCAGCACCATTAACTATCCTGAACATTTTGACGAGAAAAAACGCGAGGTATACCTCAATGGTGAAGCTTATTTTGATGTAAAGCATGCAGATAAGGTGCCTTTTATCATTCATACCGGCGATGTAACAACCGTAGTGCTGGGCACGGCTTTTAACGTAAAAGCTTATGAGGGGCAGCAGCACATTACCGTTACCGTTAAACGTGGCAAGGTGCAGGTCATGAAATCGGACAGGGTAGTTTCTACCTTAATTAAGGGCCAGGAAGTCAAGATCGATAAAAAAGAAATCCACCAGACAGACAAAGTTGCAGACAATAACCATGCTGGGGCCTGGCAATATGGTTACCTGTCTTATGAAGACGAAAGCTTTGCCGACATCATCAGTGACATGGAGCGGGTTTATAACACCGAAATCATTGTAATGAACGCACAACTGAAGCAAACGCTCGTAACCACCTCCTTCAACAGGGATATTGGGGCAAGAAAGGCGCTCGAGATCCTGTGCAGGCTAACGGATGCAAAGCTTGAAATTAAG
It encodes the following:
- a CDS encoding SusC/RagA family TonB-linked outer membrane protein, which translates into the protein MKLTFLILLCTLLQVSASSYGQQVTLRKSNIALDEVFKEIMVQTGYNVLWQPDKVIKAKPVNVNFNGTGLRAALNTLLADQPFTYTIDGKTIVIRQKEKGVLNSTLSTITDLFKVSNIRGLILDENNNPLPGVTIKVKGTNHIVLTNNKGVFEISGLDKDAILLISSIGYKPVEVKADSRFFPLKLEPSMGQLDEVTISTGYQTLPLERSTGSYGIVTEKKLNTRMETSILDRLEGTVPGLYMQNGSVTIRGLSTLYGNQQPLYVVDGFPYEGDLNYINPADVINVTVLKDAAAASIYGTRAANGVISITTRLGVAKQLRVNYNSTLFVTPLPDFSYLNLMNSGEVVGLQQELFNMKHPSFDDGVNRAAQPKAIEALYQFEQGDITTAQLNATLDRLKSLDGPAQVKEQMLQRMFKQQHSFSATGGNEMNQFSTGLYYIGNKGYNKGSSNDNLNLNIRDHAKVFKWLTLDAGITANLAASKSKLLGGMDYTYYMPYEILRDENGNTVPWSDGKSQFEMNRLKGLGLLDETFNPVDQLNNGENSSKNNYIRLQGGFNIKFMEGLNLDVKYQTERGSFYNKTYQSKDYYRVARMINDATQIQNGEIIKNIPDGGQLYESRGESRSYTLRTQLNYDKQFSSRHRFTALAGAEQRAVASTSTNVHRMGYSDNNLIFKPINEQALAGNLTGTESLQSTFRYNYSEYNFFRAPEDRYVSLYANAGHTYNNKYNITGSIRVDNSNLFGTDPKYRYLPLWSLGGSWKISNESFMKNVLWTDVLNLRATYGLSGNVAKSVGPFLQASAGFNSDTGAPATQIVSPPNKSLRWEKTAVANIGLDFGFLKNRISGSIDIYNRKTTDLLGERRTDPTNAYQTALINYGSLHNRGYELALNTDNIRSASFTWQSRLSFSHNSNKMTEISTDDESVYNYTNGTGMEKVGYPMKSVFNFRYAGLNPTNGTVRVYDKDGNVVENYNQQAGYIEAMTDVNGLVFSGTMLPTYTIGFTNSFNYKQLSLNVMIIANGGHVIRDAAPQIIQNSNFSRNMDRRAANFWRNPGDENIPDIMPAPDLGSSSTFYYQSVWRMNDMNTFKADYVKVRDISLRYDFASTLLKNAKVSSARLTLQVQNPFSWFRNSKGLDPEAYFAQPSEFYRTLPVTPVYMLGVDVTF
- a CDS encoding RagB/SusD family nutrient uptake outer membrane protein, whose amino-acid sequence is MKIKYLYIALVLFSLVGCKKFLDIVPKDKFIPTTVEDYENMLNFATVTTYGDYYEDLITDDAFLPEGEPGNLYTKQRLSNRKIYQFDKNAFGEGDNDVLWSEGYKRLFYFNTVINNIMEAQGGSEANKRSIRAEALLGRALEHLLLVNVYAQHYDQATAATEPGIPLVLEADISAKHRRNTIKEVYDQVIADLTSATNDLPLNAKLNRFRGRKAGAYALLSRVYLFMGEYGKALEKANETLGLYSTLANMNNYKVIIPGPFPFVPGTPVGWTDVPRGIDHPEAIVARTFLRPFGLGQDVCASAELTALFGNDDQRWTLYYANGWPPAPPFNYMTRYGVKIFLRGDFFNNALNTPEVYLTRAECRARTNNLQGALDDVNLLRKNRIVPAAYKVFTTADFDNDAEKVLRFVLEERRRELAFTGLRLMDLKRLNKETRFAKTIKHTAEGREYILPPNSPNYLRQIWPAASVMNPDWQLNP
- a CDS encoding ABC transporter ATP-binding protein, with product MKKSIVKLEQLSHRYSKDWAIKDISFEINKTGIVGLLGSNGAGKSTTMNILCGVLSQTEGRVVIEGFDTREHPAEAKKRIGFLPQNAPLYLEVTVDEYLTYCANLRHIPANKIKAAVDEVKEKCGVAHFSKRLLGNLSGGYRQRVGIAQAIIHHPLLVVLDEPTNGLDPNQILEVRHLIKEIAEERSVIFSSHILAEIQATCHDIIMIEGGKIVFSDTMDSFNNYIEPNSLVVTFGNPPEKEKLASLPGINNVEYITDKTIRMHFNITPDITENIVETSVAQGWKLREINLEKSALDTIFAQLSNKKPNHTA
- a CDS encoding Gldg family protein; translated protein: MRTIFKIARFELSTLFYSPVAWLVLMIFPIQAGLDITKFIQMIGRASRMGQEFTEITDKIFGGNYGFFAGVKNTLYLYIPLLTMGLISRETHSGSIKLLLSSPVKVRDIVLGKYLAMMAYGLILIFIVVLFGVAGGLSIKNMDYGQVFAGTFGLYLLICAYAAIGLFMSSLTSYQVVAAISTLGILGVLNFIGSLLQGVDLIRHVTYFLSISGRTEQAISGLISTEDVAYFLIVIFFFLMLTGIKLQAGREAKPLRVKLLRYMALIFVCFVAGYISSRPSLTAYLDLTAVKTRTLNASSVALIKTMDKPLRVTTYVNILDENYYMAKPEVKSADEKTLMQYRRFMPDLKMDYVYYYDVSKNANLYKSHPGMDEKALAKSVADVYGLNFESVLTPAQIRKIVNLSGEENRVVRQLSYGDQKTFLRYFNDMMMYASEQEITAAIKRIVMPSKIPVVIFLTGHDERSTYKTGDKEYRVATTELTFRYALINQGFDVDTVSLQTRDIPAKTSVLVIADPGLSFSASDLDKIKRYIDRGGNLLITTEPGRQTVLSPLLAHLGIGTNKESVIEKSRDFAPDFILAKFSEQAGPYFKKYNSAWQAEGVVAMPGAVSLNAISASAFNITPILTDQQKHPLVLALTRRIADKEQRIMIAGDADFMSSVEIARGRPVTRNFDLITETFRWFTGGEFPVNTYRPKSQDVISSDDNGVLAIRIFFFGILPFSLLITATLLLIYRKRR
- a CDS encoding RNA polymerase sigma factor, translated to MIKPEKIEHKDVLTQDKALELIFSDLFRTYEYPLYTLALRLSKDDFVAKDIIQEVFMTLWNMREKLHEINNIEAYLFRITRFKVIRHLRKVSADDRLKEKIWLALKDLEQDGTARIEEREFNAVLATAIAQLPLKRKQVYLLKTNEGKTYKDIADEMKISQHTVKNHLSSATASIRDFLVLIFK
- a CDS encoding FecR family protein, which encodes MKERITYLFMQYYTNRCTRKELEEFFQLIHAAKHDNEINELVKNTYDEIKKNNPSLTYIDEEGKLVLREPDWLQEVAANQYAQPIKKRVLPVWTAAACLMLVAFGAIGLWRLKKGTPEVAIVQKFTERAEHKFLLLNDSTQVWLNASSTINYPEHFDEKKREVYLNGEAYFDVKHADKVPFIIHTGDVTTVVLGTAFNVKAYEGQQHITVTVKRGKVQVMKSDRVVSTLIKGQEVKIDKKEIHQTDKVADNNHAGAWQYGYLSYEDESFADIISDMERVYNTEIIVMNAQLKQTLVTTSFNRDIGARKALEILCRLTDAKLEIKNNQYFIK